Proteins from one Lepidochelys kempii isolate rLepKem1 chromosome 6, rLepKem1.hap2, whole genome shotgun sequence genomic window:
- the CHST1 gene encoding carbohydrate sulfotransferase 1 — protein MQCSWKAVLLLALASIAIQYTAIRTFTAKSFHSCPVPNPMNCSLSQETESADRLCDESPTFAYNLSRKTHVLILATTRSGSSFVGQLFNQHFDVFYLFEPLYHVQYTLIPKLTQSKSTTDRRVMLGASRDLLRSLYDCDLYFLENYIKPQPVNHTTDRLFRRGASKALCSPPVCESLGPIDIHLEEGDCVKKCGTLNLTLATESCKEHGHVAIKTVRVPEVSDLRALVEDPRLNLKVIQLVRDPRGILASRSETFRDTYRLWRIWDGTGRKPYNLDVTQLTTVCEDFLNSVSTGLNRPPWLKGKYMLVRYEDLARNPMKKTEEIYGFLGIPMDSNVERWIQNNTRGDRSSAKHKYGTVRNSAATAEKWRFRLSYEIVEFTQNACQQVLAQLGYKMVGSEEELKNLSISLVEERDFLPFS, from the coding sequence ATGCAATGTTCCTGGAAGGCTGTCCTCCTACTAGCCTTGGCATCCATCGCGATCCAGTACACGGCAATCCGAACCTTCACAGCCAAGTCCTTCCACAGCTGCCCCGTCCCCAATCCCATGAACTGCAGCCTGAGCCAAGAGACTGAGTCGGCTGACAGACTATGTGACGAGAGCCCAACCTTTGCTTATAACCTTTCCAGAAAGACGCACGTTCTGATCCTGGCCACCACCAGGAGCGGCTCCTCTTTTGTTGGACAGTTGTTTAACCAGCACTTTGATGTCTTCTATTTATTTGAGCCCCTCTACCATGTCCAATACACCTTGATCCCAAAGTTGACACAGAGCAAGAGCACCACTGACAGGCGGGTCATGCTGGGCGCTAGCAGAGACTTGCTGAGGAGCCTTTATGACTGCGACCTCTACTTTCTCGAGAACTACATCAAACCCCAGCCGGTGAACCATACGACGGACCGGCTGTTCCGCAGGGGCGCCAGCAAGGCCCTGTGCTCGCCGCCTGTTTGTGAATCACTGGGGCCCATTGATATCCACCTGGAGGAAGGGGACTGTGTGAAAAAGTGTGGCACCTTgaacctgacattggccactgagTCATGCAAAGAGCATGGGCATGTGGCCATCAAAACAGTGCGGGTGCCGGAGGTCAGTGACCTCAGAGCCTTGGTGGAGGATCCCAGACTAAACCTGAAGGTTATACAGCTGGTGAGGGACCCCAGAGGTATCTTGGCTTCCAGAAGCGAGACCTTCCGAGACACCTACAGGCTTTGGAGGATCTGGGATGGTACTGGTAGGAAGCCCTACAACCTGGATGTGACCCAGCTCACCACGGTCTGCGAGGACTTCTTGAACTCTGTATCCACTGGATTAAACCGACCACCTTGGCTTAAGGGCAAATACATGCTGGTAAGGTACGAAGACCTGGCCAGAAATCCCATGAAAAAGACTGAGGAGATTTACGGTTTCCTGGGTATTCCCATGGACAGCAACGTCGAGCGATGGATACAAAACAATACAAGAGGGGACAGGTCCTCAGCCAAACACAAGTATGGGACCGTCCGGAACTCGGCAGCGACAGCAGAGAAATGGCGGTTCCGCCTCTCCTATGAAATTGTGGAGTTTACTCAGAACGCCTGCCAGCAGGTGCTGGCGCAGCTTGGCTACAAAATGGTGGGCTCGGAGGAAGAGCTGAAGAATCTCTCCATCAGCCTGGTGGAAGAGAGGGACTTTCTGCCCTTCTCGTAA